tttttttcatccattcAGTGTACGAGAATGACCCGGCCGGTGCAGTGCAGGAGTTTGCAGAAGCGGCCGAGTACGGTGCGTTTAACATCGGTTCCTCGGAGGCAGAATATATCGAGCACGGTATGATTTTGGCCGATGGTGGTGAACGGTTCGGTGTGTCGACCGTCTGTTTCGACACGCAGGAGGAGCTGATTTGGATGGGCAACCAGGGTGGTCACGTCACGTCCTACTTCGGTAGTGCAATGCAAAAGTACACCTCCTTTCAGGTGTCGAACGAAGTCGTCCGGCAGATATTGACGATTGATGCGGGCATACTGGCGCTCACGCCAACCTGCCTAAGACACCAGATCCGGCGCGGTATACCGAAGTTTACGTTTCGCTCGGAACGGATGGTCGACATGGTGTGTATGATTGAGCATGCACCGGCCCGTCTACTGATGGGCGGCCATCAGAGTGATCTGATCGAACTGGATCTTGGGACGTTTACTGAGCTGACAAGCGTTGTCGCCGGAGTGAACGGGTGTGCTATCTTGCGGCGCCATTCCCGGTATCTGTGCGCTGGCGATGCTTACGGCAAGGTGACCCTACTCGATCCAAACACCCTGTCGATCGAGCACGAACTTCCAACCCATTCCGGCAGTTTATCAGATTTTGACGTCCAAGGCAACTATCTGATTTCGTGCGGGCTAAGCGGTCGCCAGGGCAACCTTACGATGGATCGCTTTTTGATGGTGTACGATATGCGCATGCTGCGATTGGTATCTCCGATACAGGTGCTCGTCGAACCGCAGTTAATGCGTTTCCTTCCGTCGCACTATTCCCGGCTAGCTGTGGTCTCGCCGCACGGACAACTACAGCTTGTGGATACGGTCGAGCTGAGCGAACCACGGGTGTGCATGTTCCAGATCAATACCAGCGGTTCTCAGTGCCTTTCGTTTGATATCAGCTCCACCAGCCAGGCGATGGCGTTCGGTGATCAATCCGGTCACATAAATCTGATATCGGGAGCCAAAATCAACACGCCAACGCTGCAGTTTAATCCGTACTCGCGGGACACCGAGTTTGCGGACACGATCGAACCGGCGACACCCTTCGTACCGATTACGGACACAAACTTTCCACTGTCCTCGGTACTATTGCCCCACCTAACTACCGGTGAGCGATGGTTAAGCGATTGGCCACCGTGGATGAATACGTACGAACATTGGCGAGCGAAGCCGATCGATCCGGTCGTTATCGGTACGATGAAGATGCAGGGACCTATAGGGTACGCACCCAACCCAAGGATGGGTCTGCGAAATCAAATCCCCTACCTGTTGGATGGCTCGAATGGAACATTGGCAGCTGGATCAGTGGCTGGATCGGCCGCACACGGTACCTCGTCCACCAAGGGTGGTAACGGTTCGGAACAGCAAGGCATCAAACTGGTCCCACGCCGCTATCGTAAGGTGGAGGTCAAGTACACCAAGCTCGGCACTCAAGATTTTGACTTTGAGCATTACAATCAGACGGGTTTTGTTGGGCTCGAAGCAAACCTGCCCAATGCGTATTGTAACGCGATGCTACAAGTGCTGTACTTCATCATTCCACTGCACAAAGCTATCCGGGCGCACTGTTGCACGAAAGAGTTTTGCCTTTCCTGCGAACTAGGCTTTCTGTTCCACATGCTCAACGTTGGCAGTTCCAGCTCACCCTGCCAGGCAAGCAACTTCCTGCGCTCCTTCCGTACCGTCCCGGAAGCTGCCGCCCTGGGGCTAATTCTATCATCCAACAGTGCGAATGTGAATTTGATCAGCCTCATTCAAAACTGGAATCGATTCGTACTGCACCAGATCCACTACGAGCTGGTTGATgcgatgaagaaaaatgaaacgatgCATTTTTACGAGCACGGCCAGCAACCGCAACATCACGGCATCACGCTCGAGCAGGACAGTGTCcaaaagtttcaaattttcaacctTGGCAGCGGGAAATCAACGGCCTCAACTAATCCCCCAACAGCGACCGGAAGTGCGGTGCAGGAAGATTCGGAAATTGGCCGACTGTTTGGCACGCAGCAGCAAACgacacaccgatgcaacaaatgCAACACAACCCGCGTCAAGGACAGTGTACTGCTCGTGTGCACCTTACTCTATCCGACCGCCACGACCAACAACGTGGAAGGCACATTTGgtacaattttaaaacactctctcggggtggaaaaaacaaccccgGCCTGGTGCGAAACGTGTAACAAGTTTACACCGACGAATCAAAAGTCACGCGTCACCGATCTGCCGGCGATACTTTCCATCAACTGTGGGCTGTACAAGGAGAAGGAACTGGAATACCTAAAGCGTCAAATGTCACGTACGACCGGTGCACAATCTTCGCCCAGTCCATCCGGGCCGAGTACGGCGACCGTGTCCGGCGCAGCCACCGATCAGTCAACGGCTACATTTAACGGATCCGGTACGGGCACCAAGATGTGCCGGTATGGTACGAACTGTTCGCGGGTCGATTGTCATTTTGCTCATCCAAGGTACGTCAGCGGTAGCTCGCAATGTTCACGCTTTTTGAGATGTATAATTTGGTTTTATGGATTCATTTTTTAGGAAATCGTCGCCTTGCGTCATATCGGCTGCATCGTCCACATCTACCTCGGCTGCCGCAACGCACGGTATGCAAAAGTCTTGGTTTCCGCTAAGCTTCCAGATGTCACTCGACGAGCAGCAGAACCTCGACATTAGCTCGTTACGTACCGCCTCAAATGGAGAGCCTGTATTTCCGAACGCCGCCACTGAACCGGGAACGACGCTGGAATCAGAAGTCAAGGAGGAAAATCCCACGAATGGTATGCTTTCAAAACCATGGTAGAGTACTAGAATAGACGCCAAATAGTGACACATTTGtgttttacttaaagttacTTAACACTTTGTAAAACTTAGAAAAAACTGAAGAATGTatagggaaatgcaaatgattagGGTGAGACGAGGCTTTAGAAAATAGCCCAAACGAatatgaaatcctcgaccaTTGATATAGAAACACTCAATACATCAGCGAAGCACCAAAAATGGTAATGGAAGCGCGTGCaataaatatgtaaaattaaatttaataagcggttttttccatatcaattgcaCGCGCTTCCATAACTATGTTTGGTGATTCTATATCTATGTTTGGTGATTCTCTAACGTATTGGATGTTTCTATATCAATGGTCGAGATTTTCACATTCGTTTGCGCTTTTCTCCAAAGTTGGCTCGCCGCACCGCACATTTGCATTTACCTGTAAGCAACTgatagatttatttattactaaGTATAACGCCGTATTTTCAAACGGTAGATTTGGAACGAGAAATTATTCTCAATCATACCTCATACTTCCATAACATATTTTCCGTcaatttaaacatttcatttgcaaTCAGATTCTTACAACAGTCAAAATCAACTATccaaattaatttcattaaattagATGTCGTACCAATTCTGTAAATCAAGTACAAAATCTGCTCTTTAagacaaatttgtattgaaaactCCTTAATAGTGGTTATTAAGAAAATTTCCTCAATAGGGTACTCTAGCCCAGTCGTCCTAATCAAATCCCTATAGAATCCCAATCGAATCCCTATAGAATCTATATGGAATACTCTTTGAATCCCTTTTGAATCATTTCTATCATGGAAGATAGAGCATCCTAATCATAACGAGTGCCGATAGATGCCAAATCTAAACGGAATAGGCTCGAATCTCAATCGAATTCTTTCAGGATCAGTATCTAATCCAATTCGAATCTTCCTAGGAATTGAATCTAAGAATCTTCGGAATAACGGTTCTGTCAACACTAGTTCCTAGACTTTTATTTCTATACATGAGACCTAATACAAAAGAATATAGATCGTAAGGACGTAGGGTAATGTGAATGTTAAAATCctttcaaatcaaattatatttttgagcATCAGGATCTCCCATGATTCGGACTCGCCGAATGACTTACAGGTTGCGATTCCATTTATTGAGCTCCCTTAGTGGGTACCAAACATTCCGGGTTGTCGAattctgttttttcttttcgttggtTACGTTTTgcaatataaaatttattatttatattgtGCAACCAAAAGCTCGAAGTTTGATAGTTTAGTTTTCCACCAGTTGCGGAAAATAAACAGAGTTCGACACCCAAGAGCTCGACAAGTGGAAGCCCGACCGCAGTAATCGCGACGTGTTTCTTCAGCGTTCAGAATTTGTTGGAAATAACGATACTTTACTTATGGTTTCTACCGATTCTACCATCATTCTCTTCCAGACCATCCAGAAGATTCGGCATCGGGgcaaaaaatcagcaaaacctACAACCTATCGGCCGTGGTTTGCTACATCAATGATGGTTCGCAGCACAATCTTGTATCACTGATCCACGTCCCGGCATGCTACCAGGAACTAAAACAACCAGGCGATTCCAACCCAATGGGTGGTTGGTAcattttcaatgattttagCATTTCTCCGGTACCGGTACAGGAAGCGGTGTGGTTCACCCTAGACTGGAAAGTCCCATGCGTTCTATTCTACACCAGCAGCGCTTTGGCCGAAGAGCAGTGTCGTTTAGGGTTGGATTTAAGTAACGAACCTCTCACACACTACGTTAATCCCTTCACGACTGATCTGTACGAAGAGGAAGGTGCAGATGATGGTAGTGGCCGTACGCCGGAAGACGTTGGCACCGATGCGATCGGTAAAGGGGACGAACCTAGCGAACATCACCATCACCCGGACGGCAACGATACGGAACCGAGCATCCTGTTTAAACCTCTCGGACGCAACGAACATTTCCAGCCCGGCGATCTGGTCGCAATGGATGCCGAATTCGTTACGCTCAATCCGGAGGAAAGTGAGATACGTTCGGATGGAAAAATGTCTACCGTCAAACCGAGCCATATGAGCGTTGCCCGCATCACGTGCATTCGTGGACAGGGCGAGTATGAAGGTGTACCGTTTATGGACGATTACATCTCCACCCAGGAGCAGGTCGTAGACTATTTGACCAAATTTTCCGGCATCCAACCGGGCGATCTGGATGCGAACTTTAGCAACAAACGGTTAACGACGCTTAAGAATTCGTACCAGAAGTTGCGCTTTCTCGTCGACAGTGGGGTAAAGTTTGTTGGGCACGGACTGAGGAACGATTTTCGcgtcatcaacatcatcgtacCGCCGGCACAGGTGGTCGATACGGTGCATCTGTTCCATCTGCCCCACCATCGGATGGTATCGCTGCGCTTTTTGGCCTGGCAGTTTCTTGGCATTAAAATACAGTCGGAAACGCACGATTCGATCGAGGACGCACGGACGGCACTGCATCTGTACAAACACTATCTGCGGCTGATGGAAAAGGACGAACTTTCGCACGCACTTTCAACGCTGTACGAAACGGGCAAAAAGTTGCAGTGGAAGGTGCCGGACTAAGAGAGAAGGTAAGAAGACGCACAAGAAGATTTCCCGCGGAAAATATCTCATTCGGGTTTTATTCACACTTACaagatttatcttttttttttacattccagaatgtttgtgtgtctgctgtGTGTGGCCGCGGGATTATTTGTTGAGATTGTGATGAAACCCGTTGTTTTGTGTAATgagaaaagtttaaaataactcttgtaaaatatgcaaacaatacaacacacttttttttagaataatAGCGCGTACTATACACGGCTCTACTATTTTCGTGCGAGGATGGTGTACGGTTACAATTAATTCGTCTTTCCTCATTTCTTATTCTATTACCgagtttaaaatgtttctttttcacgTTTTAATCAAGATTTCGTGTGGAATCGTTGTTACGTTTTTATGGGCATTTCGCATCTGTTGTGCTTCTCAACGAGTTTTATTCTTAATAGGACGGCACCTACATTTGATAGAATTTAACACGATAGGgtgaaaatagcaaaaacgTATCGTTTAAAGAGTAGGatacaaaaaaggatatcATTCAGTTAAGcctttttcgttgaaaattaTCTTCATGGCTGCAGCACGGGTGTGGTATCACCGTTATTAATCATTCAAGCATTCCACTTGCCTTTGTTCTCACCAGGGAGCAATTGACTTTGATAACTAGTTGACAAAAATGAACGCTGCAGTGGCAAGACCCATAAGCTAGTAATTGGTGGGTTGATCCGAACCTATCGGGTCGGAGCCATCTGTAATCGACCCGGAGTGTTTCAGGTCGTATTCCCAATTCCAATGAGTTCGTGTCGACCTGTGGATGCAGTGTTGTATATGCAGGATGCAGAGAAAGTTTCCGGAGCTGGATGATTATATGTTTTGCTGCACGCACTGGTTGATCCGAACTCGTTGCACTCACAATTCGAAGTCGATTCCTATAGAACCGAACCTGACTTCGGGTCGATCCGTAAAAAGAGTCGTACTACCATAAGCCCCCCGCGAGTTTCTTGAAGTTCCTAATTTCACGATTCCCCTTTGTGGTTCCTGGGAAATAATATTCAACGCCTAACTTAACATGTAGGCTCAAGGCCGAGGGTagtttcaaactgttgaaatcgttgttgaactgtaaaaaaatataaaaaaatattcaaatgttcTCAAAAAGCGGCTATAAAGCGAGACAAACACCCATAAGAAcctaaaattttgaatttgaagtcATCCGTCGTCCGTTGGCAAAGGAGGAAACGCTGAAATCgtaaatttaagatttttttacattttcacatCGATGTCAACAGTTTGAAGTTTCCCTTGACCAGCGGCCTTatggaaagaaatgaaatttggCTTATCGAATGTAGTGTACGTGCCCCAGCGGAAAAGATGTCCTCCCCGTTCTACCTTATCTAATACTTTTGCAGTTCTTTTTACActaacacatacatacatatgtttgtttcattgtaAATCTCATTCTCATGTAACAGTGCGGTTTGTGTCTTTGGATTCATAAATTCCTTTCATTTGGTTTAAGATGATATCTTCTAAGTATGATAGCttttttgtctaaaaatatgaaaaatgacTCCATCTTTCCATATCGCGCGTCGTAAAGATTGAAAAtagattcttttttgtttccttgtttGCATACATCTATCTTATCTCGATTGTACCAGCAGTGTAGCTATTAAAGTCTAATTTTTTATAAGTTTTCGACAAGAATACAGTCAACAGGTGTACAGGTGTACGTGTGTTAAGCTCCAAAATCTTCACACAAGAGATCACATCGAACAGCAGTAGTTCATTAATAATATTCGTCCACTTTTCGTTACTTACACACTACACTAAAGACAcctaaaaaattcaaaattaatgtTATTTCCTAATGACGATGTAGCATCCGGACACGTCTTCGCACTTCCGGTGGAGATCCATTGCCGGACGACGGTCCAACCGAATCCACGTCCCAAAACGAATCAACTGATGTTCGACGTCCGAACGGTGCTACGTTTGGTACCGCAGCAGGAAACGTGCCACCACTTGCAGGAGACACTATCTGACCACGCATCAGCGTTGGCACTGACTGTCTTCTTAGCAAGGGTCCTGGTACAGATCTTCCCGATAGTGCCATCGCCGCTCCTGGAGTGGCATTTTGCTCCGTGCAACGCCCAAACGTTCCCGCAAATGATGGGACGGCTGACTCATCGATCGAACGCTGAATGCTCATCGACGGTTGCGAGTAGTGTTGCTTCATCATTCGGAactgcttttgcttttcccttATCAATGCTTGATAGTTTTGCAACGATAGGCGACGTTGGGCATCTGCCTGGGGATTGTGGCCGGTCCCGGTAAGATGCTTGGCAATGTCGACACCTGCCGCTAGTACCAGCACAAGTAGTACCGAAAGAAACACGTATACAGATGAATTTGCCCCGGTATCTCTGTCCAGCTGCTCGGGATCCTTTTTCTTGTCCCGTTCACCTAACACTGTGCTCCTGTAGTGAAGTCCTTCGGGTCCATCAAATGTTCGCCGTTGTGCGTTTCGCTtcggaggaaaaacaaagaacaccTCCACATCGAGACACCTTCCCGGGTATTGCTTGGAGCGATCCCGGGGCCAAACTTTCTCACTGTCGCCGTCCAACTCGGGATAGGAAAGCTCGAAGAAAAACTCATCCCCAATTCCTTCGTACATTGTATGATGGGGTCTGTGGTTGAGAGCTCCAGCACGCTTTAACTTGCTAGCACCGCGCAACGATGCCTCCCGGTCGCGGTTCACATGGACACGATTTTTGTAGAAATtaagcacaaaaataaaaatcaaaaacgttACACACGAGTACAAGTGTTTGTACGCGGTCGACATTCTGCTAGCTCCATCGAGGGTTTGCGGGACAGTAATGGGGAAAAAAGGTCCAACGCTACAATCGATCCCACGTTTGCGCTAAAAATCGATATCGAGGTTCGCTACTGATAAGAGAACGATTGTTACTTCTGTTGCTGCTTCGGCCTTCAGGGAAGGTCGCCTATGCCTCTGTCTCGAGAGGGTTagtgctttttgttgttttttttttcaaccagcCTATCGACGCGTCGCACATACAGGTGGTTGCACCACTATTGGTCAGCGGCTGCTGCTTTGCTGTTTGCTCCGTCAAGGAacctgttttgtttgtggacGAGCGCAACATGCTTTTCCCCttcggaaaatgttttccccATCAGGTATATGTATGTGTACGGTGGGATATTGTCGATGGCATATGGGACAGGAATAGCAGCGTCGCGGGCATGCGCAAAATATTCTATCGACGGTTTATTTTAAAtagcttttcatttttgggacagAGCCATCCTTGGGAGGCGCGTATCTAATTTCGATACTagaagaaacaataaaaagtaaaagctttttatttattctccatTTTCTAAAGCAAGCAACTCgtattgtaattttgtttgagAGAAAACTTACGATCGATACACAGGCGAAACACATGTTTTGGCAAACAATGCGAAAATCCCGCCAAATTGCAAACGTCACCGTGCAACGGTGCTTCCACTATGGAATAACGGTGGTCATAAATTTAATTGTCCTTACCTACATGCCTGGTGCAGGTAGTTTGTGTATGCGCTCTCAAAACCAGAAAATTTCATGAACgatacggatgggatttgaaccccggaacCTACAGTGTGAAGACCAGCACTGCTGTCGCCTACCTACTGGGCCACCTCTTTTCTAAAAACGTAAATTATTCGTTATATGTTTAACCAACCGGCTTGGCTTGAAATATCGTTTAACCAAAATGCAATAATGCTCCTGATGGTAAACAAAGCGCCGAAGATCGCATGACTAGAACACAAAATTGGCCATCCAAAAATGGccaaaatcgaacgaaacacACCAGGAATACGCCGCCGCTTTGAACGAGAGCGGGCATAGGGTTTGGCAAAGTGGGTAAAGAGACCAGGTGTGGGGTCGATCGTTTGTCAATGTATGCATCGAGTGTGCAATCGTATGGAGTGTGCGGTTGTGTTGAGCGAAAATGTGCATAACGAATCCACTCCTGTCAAACTCCCATTCAATATGGCCAAGGCGTCAAAGCTATGAGCCCATCTAGTCTCTTTACCCGCTTTGGGGTAAAGGGTAAGCCGATACACGCTGTTAGAAATCAAAACTATGAGTCTACAGCATATTTGTATCCACTGCACCCAACAATGCAGCCGGTGCTCTTTTATTATCCTTGTAAAATTAGCATAAATTTATACGCATGATTATACACATGGACAGACAGGGACGGTGGTCGTATTACTGGGATATAATGTATAATATGGAatactttaaaaattctgacccATTCCGCGCCACTGTGCAAGTATAGTATTCAACCATCGCTTATAAACTGTTTCAATCgggttttgaaaaaaaaggatagtaATAGGAAAAAGATGGGGGAAGTAAAGGGCTTTATTTACCTGGCGCAtcgcgttgtttttttccttgcagCCGCACTTTGAACGCGCACCGCTcgcgtttgtgtgcttttgcaTATTTATCGTGTCTAAAAGAAACAGACTCACGTAGTTCGTGGCTGTGTGCGATAATCCCCGATTATCGCAGCTGCGTCATCGTTCGAGAAGGTCACCAGAAGTGTTGTAACGATTTTTATTGATCTCCTTCGCCTATGTAACTGCATCGATCCCGTTGTAAAAGCATTGGCGAAAAAAAGCGGTAAAGTTAACGGATGGTCATTCCACGCCATCATCTGTCCAGTGAGCAGAGTGTGTAGGTGCATTTTCATTCGGCTAATGCACCACAACAACATAAACACGGCTCACCCACGCAAGCGCATTTACAACCACGGGTCGCATCGcactgtgtgtgttggtgtgtgtcaCGAAATTCGTTCGATCCAGTGCTCCCGTTCGTGACCCAGTTCGTGGTAGTTCTGTTTTTGTGGCAAGTGCAACCCAAAACCATGGCTTCTTCCATACATGAAAAGAACCCAATGGACGACAACGGAATAGCCGGCAtaccagccgcagcagcagcaaattggTATGGCAACGGAAAGAATAATGGCACAGACCTGCAGCGTCCCCGAAGGCTTTCCTTCAACGGATCCGATATGGAGCTTTCCGACTTGAAGAGCGATTCCAATGGGGAGCAGAGAGCACTGtcggaagaggaaaaaaatgccATCGATACGAAACAAACGCTAGTACTGTTGGCTGTCGCCACAACGCTTGCGGTTTCCATCAAATATCTACTTCCGCCCTTCGAGTTAGGTGGGTATATGGGTGCGGATGCAAATGGGGGTTTCTGTAGCAGTTCCCTTTCGCTGTTGGGACGTGTGGTTTTTGGGGAGTGGGATTGAGAAACTATTTACTCACGAGATGTCCGTCCCTTGCCATGTTGCGTGCACACCTTCCCTTGACGCGTTCAGTAGCGcgagatttgtttgtttgcattgtgCAAATGCGTGGCTGTTTCGTTGGTTCTGTCGAGAGGGTTTTTGATGAAATCATCAGCTTCCCCCCTCCGAACGACCAACACCCCAGTAGCACGTCGTACTCATCAAATCATGGCTTTATAAATAACCTCACGGAACAGACGTTTATTGCACGCTTGTTTTCGGTTGGATAAATCGATTGTATCACCCTCGTTCGTTCcctaaaaacagaaaatcaatttaaaatttcttccctTATATTCGTTGCATCCATAGCATCGTATCGATCGGTTGGATCGAGAGTTGCCGTAGTGGCCGAGAATGTGTGGCAAGACTTCTTAGACCGCTGTACCCGACTGAGGCCACCAACGTTTTCTTGGAActcgtggaaaatggaaactatTCGGCAGCAAATCGCAACCGCATCCCACACACTGTATGCAATCGCTTTTGGACTGTTGCTTTCCTCCTTTACCTGGTACATTATCTATCTGGACAGCAGCATTCCAGGGGTGAATCCTCCGACTCCCTTTTCCGCATCCAAGAAACGGTATGAATCTTTTAAATCGCACACGTAACGGAAATTCAATTAATAAtcgttttcaaaaaattgCAGCTATCGTGGTGGACCATCCTCCAGCAAAGAACGCCGCTTCCACCTACCCTACATAATGGCCCTGTTGAGCGGTGTGGTTGGATTTTTGCTTGTCCTTTTCATCAATGAATAAGTGCCACGGATCCACGGGTTGACTCAACACGCTTCCGAAAAGTGCCTAGAAACGTGGATTTATAGAAAGAGGGCTAGTTGTACACGGCTTTCGCATTCCGGCTTACAattcttgtttcgtttttgacCGGTTTTTACATGAGCTTTTTAGCACAAAGCAGGGCAGcataattttgtatttattttagaataatttaatgtaataTACTAAACAGTCACGCTTTCGTTATCGTTCCAACATCGAACGATATGAACAGAAACGAGTATTGGTGGAAAAAAGTGAATCGGGTGTGTAGAATAGTGGAGCATgaattcatttgtttttaacCATTTCATTTACAAATGTGCTAGAGTTTTTTTctagttatttttttacaatcatGTATCGCATTAGTACAAATAATCAtatcttatttgtttttccatcgcCAAAATATGTTTCCATTTGTGCTcgaattaaataaatcaattaattaaaagtaCAAGTATTAAGTAACGCGCAGATGACGCTAGCGTCTCACCTTAGTAGTGAAGGCACTGACCGTTTGCAACCGTAAGATTGCCCGATTGTACTGTTCCGTTGTTCGAGCGATTTTCAGTATCTGCAACCGACTTCCTACTGATTGAAGTCGTCCGACACAACGCACCAGATCACCCGCCACTAAATGGGGCAAATCGAGATCAATCTCATAGTATACACCTTGCATAACTGGTCCTTGATTTCGATGGCGTAAAAGTATAACCTTCTCCTTCATTCTCGTACCAGGCTTAATGCTTACCACGTTCGCAACGGTTTCTAGCAGCAACGGAAGCCTACCTTGTTCACGGATCGTCTTTTGCAGGTGTTCGATCGTGCCGGAAACGATGCGAAGCGAGGTCTTCGAGTCCTGTACACTGGCAGGAACGTCGGAGGGGATGTTAGCCGATGTAAGTTTGATGTACTTCGTAACACCCCCACGTTCTGTaggaagcttttgtttttcgtgtgcTGTAGTGCCGCTGGTGTGTAGGTGAAGCGAGTCATTCAAACTAGCAGGAACTCCGGAACGGTGAAAGCTTTTTAATCCTGATGTTACTGACATTTTCGAGGAGAAGCTCACGGATTTTCTACTACTGTTCGTATTACTGATAGTAGAGTTTGCCAGTGGAACTTTCCGTTTCATGGAAGATGATGGTGTGCTGATGCTTGAACTGAAGCTACAATCCAAAAATGAACTATTTAACGATTGTGTTGTGTTAATGTTCTGTCTAGAAGATGAGCCTTGATGGTCAGCGAACGCCATGCTATCATTGGGCGAACGAAAAGAAACGTTCGATGGGTACGACATGACGAACTGCTTGGGGGGAGGTGGTTCAACCATGTTTGGAGGGCGGTTCTTCTCTTCCGGCTCTCGAAGCGAGCTCATAATGGAAGGAGTTTCGAGTATTGCTGCTGACATGGGAAATCGTGGTCCATTTTTAGGAGGTGCCGGAGTTTGAGGACATGATCGCTGGTTGTACATTGTAGCTGAAATGGGATAAAACACGAACTTGTAATGATCCAAACTATTTTAGTTACAGCAGCACTTACTTTTCCAATAAGACATTACTCATTTATACGTTTTACAATAAACAGGATTGCTACGATGTGTAAAAGCACATTTTTACACCCAACGGTTATCTTCCCAGCTCCAGTGATGGgcattgtttaaaaattgtactaaaaagggaaaatgacATTGTTTGTACTAAAAGTTTTAAATGCACTTCGGATAATTatttaatataattaataacaaaagaaaagtggaagGAATTGGTGTGATATAAGAAATGAAGAGATGAAAAATGCTGAAAATACTTTCTAAAACACTGCAggcataaaaaatattattaataaaataacgCGATTAATAAAATAACGAACGAGAACCGTCTCAGTCACTCAGTCGACTTTAGTTAGTGAGTGAGCTGGCGTTATATGATTCTTCGTTAAACCTAATCGACCTTTTTCACCC
This genomic window from Anopheles maculipalpis chromosome 2RL, idAnoMacuDA_375_x, whole genome shotgun sequence contains:
- the LOC126567427 gene encoding uncharacterized protein LOC126567427; the encoded protein is MSYWKTTMYNQRSCPQTPAPPKNGPRFPMSAAILETPSIMSSLREPEEKNRPPNMVEPPPPKQFVMSYPSNVSFRSPNDSMAFADHQGSSSRQNINTTQSLNSSFLDCSFSSSISTPSSSMKRKVPLANSTISNTNSSRKSVSFSSKMSVTSGLKSFHRSGVPASLNDSLHLHTSGTTAHEKQKLPTERGGVTKYIKLTSANIPSDVPASVQDSKTSLRIVSGTIEHLQKTIREQGRLPLLLETVANVVSIKPGTRMKEKVILLRHRNQGPVMQGVYYEIDLDLPHLVAGDLVRCVGRLQSVGSRLQILKIARTTEQYNRAILRLQTVSAFTTKVRR
- the LOC126556497 gene encoding PAN2-PAN3 deadenylation complex catalytic subunit PAN2; protein product: MDYVYMAGGDPGNPRAEDIITLTMYENDPAGAVQEFAEAAEYGAFNIGSSEAEYIEHGMILADGGERFGVSTVCFDTQEELIWMGNQGGHVTSYFGSAMQKYTSFQVSNEVVRQILTIDAGILALTPTCLRHQIRRGIPKFTFRSERMVDMVCMIEHAPARLLMGGHQSDLIELDLGTFTELTSVVAGVNGCAILRRHSRYLCAGDAYGKVTLLDPNTLSIEHELPTHSGSLSDFDVQGNYLISCGLSGRQGNLTMDRFLMVYDMRMLRLVSPIQVLVEPQLMRFLPSHYSRLAVVSPHGQLQLVDTVELSEPRVCMFQINTSGSQCLSFDISSTSQAMAFGDQSGHINLISGAKINTPTLQFNPYSRDTEFADTIEPATPFVPITDTNFPLSSVLLPHLTTGERWLSDWPPWMNTYEHWRAKPIDPVVIGTMKMQGPIGYAPNPRMGLRNQIPYLLDGSNGTLAAGSVAGSAAHGTSSTKGGNGSEQQGIKLVPRRYRKVEVKYTKLGTQDFDFEHYNQTGFVGLEANLPNAYCNAMLQVLYFIIPLHKAIRAHCCTKEFCLSCELGFLFHMLNVGSSSSPCQASNFLRSFRTVPEAAALGLILSSNSANVNLISLIQNWNRFVLHQIHYELVDAMKKNETMHFYEHGQQPQHHGITLEQDSVQKFQIFNLGSGKSTASTNPPTATGSAVQEDSEIGRLFGTQQQTTHRCNKCNTTRVKDSVLLVCTLLYPTATTNNVEGTFGTILKHSLGVEKTTPAWCETCNKFTPTNQKSRVTDLPAILSINCGLYKEKELEYLKRQMSRTTGAQSSPSPSGPSTATVSGAATDQSTATFNGSGTGTKMCRYGTNCSRVDCHFAHPRKSSPCVISAASSTSTSAAATHGMQKSWFPLSFQMSLDEQQNLDISSLRTASNGEPVFPNAATEPGTTLESEVKEENPTNDHPEDSASGQKISKTYNLSAVVCYINDGSQHNLVSLIHVPACYQELKQPGDSNPMGGWYIFNDFSISPVPVQEAVWFTLDWKVPCVLFYTSSALAEEQCRLGLDLSNEPLTHYVNPFTTDLYEEEGADDGSGRTPEDVGTDAIGKGDEPSEHHHHPDGNDTEPSILFKPLGRNEHFQPGDLVAMDAEFVTLNPEESEIRSDGKMSTVKPSHMSVARITCIRGQGEYEGVPFMDDYISTQEQVVDYLTKFSGIQPGDLDANFSNKRLTTLKNSYQKLRFLVDSGVKFVGHGLRNDFRVINIIVPPAQVVDTVHLFHLPHHRMVSLRFLAWQFLGIKIQSETHDSIEDARTALHLYKHYLRLMEKDELSHALSTLYETGKKLQWKVPD
- the LOC126556532 gene encoding uncharacterized protein LOC126556532 translates to MASSIHEKNPMDDNGIAGIPAAAAANWYGNGKNNGTDLQRPRRLSFNGSDMELSDLKSDSNGEQRALSEEEKNAIDTKQTLVLLAVATTLAVSIKYLLPPFELASYRSVGSRVAVVAENVWQDFLDRCTRLRPPTFSWNSWKMETIRQQIATASHTLYAIAFGLLLSSFTWYIIYLDSSIPGVNPPTPFSASKKRYRGGPSSSKERRFHLPYIMALLSGVVGFLLVLFINE